A DNA window from Rhizobium jaguaris contains the following coding sequences:
- a CDS encoding YMGG-like glycine zipper-containing protein codes for MKKIILAVALVGVLASCTATEKGTAIGAGSGAVIGGLVSHSWGGAAIGAVAGGVIGNLIGRSHEHRGYCIYRDRYGRRYEARCR; via the coding sequence ATGAAAAAGATCATCCTCGCTGTCGCCCTCGTTGGTGTACTCGCGTCATGTACGGCAACGGAAAAGGGCACGGCGATCGGCGCCGGCTCTGGCGCCGTCATCGGCGGCCTCGTGTCCCATAGTTGGGGCGGTGCGGCTATCGGTGCCGTTGCCGGCGGTGTGATCGGCAATCTGATCGGCCGCTCGCACGAGCACCGCGGCTATTGCATCTACCGCGACCGGTACGGTCGTCGCTATGAGGCCCGCTGCCGCTGA